From Aspergillus chevalieri M1 DNA, chromosome 4, nearly complete sequence, a single genomic window includes:
- a CDS encoding uncharacterized protein (COG:S;~EggNog:ENOG410PTZE;~TransMembrane:1 (o555-573i)) translates to MGTPRTPQNTMTNTVYPTPNSIRFRPQTSKPLDPTYLPVVDDHRASDDEYERLPSGTASKRPRKLNDPTYCPAEDDHQQLDDKYEWLPSGTKRARKSKANDPTYLPVVDDHRHSDDEYEWLPPETKRARKSKTIDPTYRPEYVPGDSDDESMSPTERRLSRKRKGISSAVTKTVEGQHLFMRPPKRAKVSSGVDARVKAKTKSSPRLADITDHTHNHTERPTTPKSQALNPTIYPTPSSLLDGFSGKDTSFQSHFVNAKSPILDPGSSLEPELPDDENRDPSWGSPKSLKRGRSASREVDDDNLYHPPSKSVKTAFFRRQLFTDANDGLSDGDDEYEYGDERGVSKSETKGVVYDFSLERAKRWVAAVSLPEDAWSEAEKELFFRLAMRGFEPLLPLHWQHDFSTLPNTMFPLPEDETVPIIRACKQSDFHAIKSLLGLFSLGGQVRDCNILRTRPEDKIRKAIKRYVRWAMRDADIHDKPGTIPVYTIRSQKKGESVVSAVSKLNNRLGKLAKRYHDSLGISSRATSPRRVKTTGAQIKQGLDTGLKITSRRNFPLLVGFVICGPIVAILTLDTDPLSPKGWGEGTGSKFISQFDVGERGQDVWTSLALAITIMHIRKTMIQLADGGKGGFCRNGEDVLVSEDEDL, encoded by the exons ATGGGCACGCCGCGGACCCCTCAGAATACCATGACCAACACGGTCTACCCAACCCCGAACTCTATCAGATTTAGACCACAGACGAGCAAACCCCTCGACCCGACCTATCTTCCTGTGGTAGATGACCATCGGGCATCAGATGACGAATATGAACGGCTGCCATCCGGAACGGCCTCGAAACGACCCCGGAAATTGAACGACCCTACTTATTGCCCTGCTGAAGACGATCACCAGCAATTAGACGATAAGTATGAGTGGCTCCCATCTGGGACGAAACGCGCTCGGAAATCCAAGGCCAACGATCCGACATACCTTCCTGTAGTGGACGATCACCGGCATTCAGACGACGAATACGAATGGCTCCCGCCGGAGACAAAAAGAGCTCGCAAATCCAAGACCATCGATCCGACTTATCGTCCGGAATATGTACCTGGCGATAGCGATGATGAATCTATGTCACCTACAGAAAGACGGCTTTCCCGCAAGCGAAAGGGGATATCTAGCGCGGTCACTAAGACGGTTGAAGGTCAGCATTTGTTCATGAGGCCACCGAAGCGAGCCAAGGTGTCAAGCGGAGTGGACGCACGAGTCAAAGCCAAAACCAAAAGCTCGCCTCGTCTGGCGGACATAACGGACCATACTCATAACCATACTGAGCGACCTACTACCCCTAAAAGCCAGGCCTTGAATCCTACAATCTACCCGAcgccttcttctcttctcgaTGGTTTTTCTGGTAAGGATACTTCGTTTCAGTCTCACTTTGTCAATGCCAAGTCCCCCATCTTGGATCCGGGAAGCTCCCTAGAGCCCGAGCTGCCTGATGACGAGAATAGAGATCCATCCTGGGGCTCCCCCAAGTCACTAAAGAGAGGTAGAAGTGCGTCCAGGGAAGTGGATGATGATAACTTATATCATCCTCCGTCTAAATCTGTTAAAACGGCCTTTTTCAGGCGACAGCTTTTCACCGACGCTAACGACGGGCTGAGCGATGGAGATGACGAGTACGAATATGGTGATGAACGTGGCGTCTCCAAAAGCGAGACAAAAGGCGTCGTCTACGACTTCTCTCTGGAGCGAGCCAAGCGCTGGGTTGCAGCTGTTAGCTTGCCCGAGGACGCTTGGAGCGAAGCAGAAAAGGAACTCTTCTTTCGGCTGGCAATGCGCGGCTTCGAGCCTCTACTGCCCTTGCACTGGCAGCATGACTTTTCGACGCTTCCCAATACCATGTTCCCTCTTCCTGAAGATGAAACAGTTCCAATCATTCGAGCCTGCAAGCAATCTGATTTTCATG CCATCAAGTCTCTTCTCGGCTTATTCTCTCTTGGTGGGCAGGTGAGAGACTGCAATATTCTACGGACCAGACCAGAGGACAAGATCAGAAAAGCAATCAAAAGATATGTCCGCTGGGCTATGAGGGATGCAGATATACACGACAAACCCGGAACAATTCCCGTCTACACGATTCGTTCCCAGAAAAAAGGAGAATCAGTCGTCTCTGCTGTCTCAAAGCTCAACAATCGTCTGGGAAAGCTCGCAAAACGGTACCACGACTCACTAGGAATTTCGTCACGCGCCACTAGTCCACGTAGAGTGAAAACGACAGGTGCCCAAATCAAGCAAGGGCTCGATACAGGTCTGAAAATCACTTCTCGCCGCAACTTTCCCCTTCTAGTCGGCTTCGTGATTTGCGGTCCGATTGTTGCCATCTTGACGCTCGATACGGATCCGCTCAGTCCCAAGGGTTGGGGCGAGGGTACGGGGAGCAAATTCATTTCTCAAtttgatgttggagagcGGGGGCAGGATGTCTGGACTTCGCTGGCTCTTGCAATTACGATTATGCATATTCGAAAGACTATGATACAGTTGGCGGATGGTGGTAAGGGTGGATTTTGTAGGAATGGGGAAGATGTGCTTGTTAgtgaggatgaggatcttTGA
- the pkcA gene encoding protein kinase c (BUSCO:EOG09260NHN;~COG:T;~EggNog:ENOG410PHX3;~InterPro:IPR037778,IPR017441,IPR011072,IPR008271, IPR000961,IPR000008,IPR002219,IPR000719,IPR011009, IPR037312,IPR036274,IPR017892;~PFAM:PF00433,PF00168,PF00130,PF07714,PF02185, PF00069;~go_function: GO:0004672 - protein kinase activity [Evidence IEA];~go_function: GO:0004674 - protein serine/threonine kinase activity [Evidence IEA];~go_function: GO:0004697 - protein kinase C activity [Evidence IEA];~go_function: GO:0005524 - ATP binding [Evidence IEA];~go_process: GO:0006468 - protein phosphorylation [Evidence IEA];~go_process: GO:0007165 - signal transduction [Evidence IEA];~go_process: GO:0009272 - fungal-type cell wall biogenesis [Evidence IEA];~go_process: GO:0035556 - intracellular signal transduction [Evidence IEA]) produces the protein MDGDELIASVYRKIEREKALITAATNMRQSTDNPLVQQRVDANIRDGRKNIAYLEEKMRELQIRRIEHDGGGSPTESRHPYGGNPAASGPVPPPKDYGYGGNEEYDDAAGGFPQGGAGSMPSGAPFSDPRPFAPVPKARPNYTKLDLIKYDTQYLGPKIQLMLSQLEFKLSVEKQYKAGIEKMVRLYQDEGDRKSRADAEGRRIESNQKIQLLKQALKRYEDLHVDIESSDTPDDESLSTPNMRKPLTGLLTMRIQAVKDVDHAASSRFSRGPETFVVLKVEDAIKARTRATRSDRWQDEAFSIDIEKANEIELTVYDKSGDRPTPIGMLWVRISDIAEEMRRKKIETEFNASGWVSADKMEHGSSTARPDPSAALGSPQNPGPAGPTVAAGQSQGGAGGPSTSHVMVDSWFALEPVGRIHLSMSFAKQLKDRRPFDIGLNRQGAVRQKKEEVHEKQGHKFVTQQFYNIMRCALCGDFLKYAAGMQCADCKYTCHRKCYPKVVTKCISKANYETDPDEEKINHRIPHRFEGFANISANWCCHCGYLLPFGRKSAKRCSECGLACHAHCTHLVPDFCGMSMEAANQILETLIRAKNHNKSTSVSSGLSGRTLRPGGPPQAPQDNAALAYPQKPVEGPYGGPPPRRASAEAVSAATNSYMPPQSPTAVAQRQQMPLRTTPTAGPAAAAAAAATGLRSPQQPPVDMGRPVQPPPQPQPPSHAPYDPSAYVSYQQQAMPPPQAMQKVGSPYGMPSPQQPIPVMQPPVPVKEDIPSAQPKVRIGLDHFNFLAVLGKGNFGKVMLAETKSAKKLYAIKVLKKEFIIENDEVESTKSEKRVFLVANKERHPFLLNLHACFQTETRVYFVMEYISGGDLMLHIQRGQFGLKRAQFYAAEVCLALKYFHENGVIYRDLKLDNILLTLDGHIKIADYGLCKENMWYGCTTSTFCGTPEFMAPEILLDKKYGRAVDWWAFGVLIYQMLLQQSPFRGEDEDEIYDAILADEPLYPIHMPRDSVSILQKLLTREPELRLGSGPTDAQEVMSHAFFRNINWDDIYHKRVPPPFLPTISNPTDTSNFDTEFTSVTPVLTPVQSVLSQAMQEEFRGFSYTADFA, from the exons ATGGACGGGGACGAGCTCATTGCCTCGGTCTATCGCAAGATCGAGAGGGAAAAGGCCCTCATCACCGCTGCGACCAACATGCGGCAGTCCACCGATAACCCCCTCGTCCAACAACGAGTCGACGCGAACATCCGCGATGGCCGGAAAAATATCGCCTAcctggaggagaagatgagaGAGCTTCAGATCCGTCGAATCGAGCACGATGGTGGCGGTTCCCCCACCGAAAGCCGTCATCCGTACGGAGGGAATCCGGCTGCCTCGGGACCCGTACCTCCTCCGAAAGATTATGGCTACGGGGGGAATGAGGAATACGATGATGCTGCTGGTGGCTTTCCGCAAGGAGGAGCAGGCTCCATGCCATCGGGCGCTCCGTTTTCTGATCCCCGTCCGTTTGCCCCGGTGCCCAAGGCCAGGCCGAATTACACTAAGCTTG ACTTGATCAAATATGACACGCAGTATCTCGGTCCGAAGATCCAACTCATGTTGTCCCAGCTCGAATTCAAGTTGAGTGTCGAAAAGCAATACAAAGCCGGTATTGAGAAGATGGTCCGTCTCTATCAAGATGAAGGGGATAGGAAGAGTCGCGCCGATGCAGAGGGTCGACGGATTGAAAGCAACCAGAAAATCCAATTGCTCAAGCAAGCACTTAAGCGATACGAAGACCTCCATGTCGACATTGAATCTTCGGATACCCCCGACG ATGAAAGTCTTAGCACCCCCAACATGCGCAAACCCTTGACGGGTCTGTTGACGATGCGCATCCAGGCTGTCAAGGATGTCGATCATGCGGCAAGCTCCAGATTCTCTCGTGGTCCGGAAACATTCGTTGTTCTTAAAGTCGAAGACGCCATTAAAGCGAGAACGAGGGCGACCCGGTCAGACAGGTGGCAGGATGAAGCCTTCAGCATCGATATCGAAAAAGCCAATGAAATCGAATTAACGGTGTACGATAAATCCGGGGATCGACCTACGCCAATCGGTATGCTTTGGGTTCGTATATCGGATATCGCAGAAGAAATGCGTCGTAAGAAAATCGAGACCGAGTTCAACGCCTCCGGCTGGGTATCTGCCGACAAGATGGAACACGGTAGCTCGACGGCGCGACCAGATCCTTCCGCTGCCCTAGGATCTCCCCAGAACCCAGGTCCGGCAGGGCCAACTGTCGCCGCAGGGCAAAGTCAAGGGGGTGCTGGCGGTCCTTCAACAAGCCATGTCATGGTCGATTCTTGGTTTGCATTGGAGCCTGTTGGCCGGATTCATCTGTCAATGAGCTTCG CCAAACAATTGAAGGATCGACGACCATTCGATATCGGATTGAACCGTCAAGGTGCCGTCCGtcagaagaaggaagaagtcCACGAGAAGCAAGGACACAAGTTCGTCACGCAGCAATTCTACAACATCATGCGTTGCGCTCTTTGCGGCGACTTTTTAAAATATGCTGCCGGCATGCAGTGTGCCGATTGCAAGTATACCTGTCATCGCAAGTGCTATCCCAAGGTCGTCACCAAATGTATCAGCAAGGCCAACTACGAGACCGATCCCGACGAggagaagatcaaccaccGTATCCCTCATCGTTTCGAAGGATTTGCCAACATCTCGGCTAATTGGTGTTGCCACTGCGGTTATTTGCTTCCCTTTGGACGCAAGAGTGCCAAGCGATGCTCAG AATGCGGTCTCGCCTGCCACGCTCATTGCACGCATTTGGTACCTGACTTCTGTGGCATGTCCATGGAGGCAGCGAACCAGATCTTGGAGACACTGATTCGTGCAAAGAATCACAACAAATCAACATCTGTTAGTTCCGGTCTCAGCGGCCGCACCCTTCGACCAGGCGGCCCGCCTCAAGCCCCCCAAGATAACGCAGCACTTGCATACCCACAAAAGCCAGTCGAGGGCCCTTACGGGGGACCACCCCCTAGACGGGCTTCTGCCGAAGCTGTGAGCGCCGCCACTAACTCGTATATGCCACCACAGTCACCAACTGCCGTTGCCCAGCGGCAACAGATGCCCCTAAGGACCACGCCCACAGCAGGTCCTGCCGCCGCAGCTGCCGCGGCAGCAACAGGGTTGCGTTCTCCTCAGCAGCCTCCAG TCGACATGGGTCGCCCAGTACAGCCGCCGCCACAGCCGCAGCCGCCCTCTCACGCGCCGTACGATCCCTCTGCCTATGTTTCTTATCAACAGCAAGCTATGCCTCCGCCACAAGCAATGCAAAAGGTCGGCTCACCGTATGGCATGCCTTCGCCGCAACAGCCTATTCCTGTAATGCAACCGCCGGTCCCTGTTAAGGAAGACATTCCTTCAGCGCAACCCAAGGTTCGGATTGGACTGGACCACTTCAACTTCCTTGCTGTGCTTGGTAAGGGTAACTTCGGTAAGGTGATGTTGGCGGAGACGAAGAGTGCCAAGAAGCTCTATGCCATCAAGGTGTTGAAGAAGGAGTTCATCATCGAGAACGACGAAGTGGAAAGCACCAAGTCTGAGAAGCGCgtcttcttggttgctaacAAGGAACGTCACCCCTTCTTGCTGAACCTTCACGCCTGTTTTCAGACAGAGACCCGTGTGTACTTTGTCATGGAGTACATCAGTGGTGGTGACCTGATGCTGCACATTCAACGAGGCCAGTTTGGTTTGAAGCGCGCACA GTTCTACGCCGCGGAAGTCTGCCTGGCTCTCAAGTATTTCCACGAGAACGGTGTTATCTACCGTGATTTGAAGCTGGATAATATTCTTCTCACCTTGGATGGTCACATTAAGATTGCAGACTACGGTCTCTGTAAGGAGAACATGTGGTATGGCTGTACCACCAGCACGTTCTGTGGTACTCCTGAGTTTATGGCTCCTGAG ATTCTCCTGGACAAGAAATACGGCCGCGCTGTTGACTGGTGGGCGTTTGGTGTCCTCATCTACCAGATGCTCCTCCAGCAGTCTCCCTTCCGTggtgaagacgaagatgaaaTTTACGACGCTATTCTCGCTGATGAGCCTCTGTACCCGATCCACATGCCTCGTGACTCGGTTTCGATCCTCCAGAAGCTGCTCACCCGTGAGCCAGAGTTGCGTCTCGGTTCGGGACCAACGGATGCTCAGGAAGTCATGTCTCATGCTTTCTTCCGGAACATCAACTGGGATGACATCTACCACAAGCGTGTACCCCCGCCATTCCTGCCTACCATCAGCAACCCCACCGATACCAGCAACTTCGACACGGAATTCACCAGTGTTACTCCGGTTCTTACGCCGGTGCAATCAG TCCTCTCCCAGGCCATGCAAGAAGAATTCCGGGGCTTCTCTTACACTGCGGACTTTGCTTAA
- a CDS encoding tubulin-specific chaperone D (BUSCO:EOG09260APA;~COG:O;~EggNog:ENOG410PGTH;~InterPro:IPR016024,IPR033162,IPR022577;~PFAM:PF12612;~go_function: GO:0005096 - GTPase activator activity [Evidence IEA];~go_function: GO:0048487 - beta-tubulin binding [Evidence IEA];~go_process: GO:0007021 - tubulin complex assembly [Evidence IEA];~go_process: GO:0007023 - post-chaperonin tubulin folding pathway [Evidence IEA]) — translation MDAADDREIKLQRASGDLVDEFSTKLPSLLWKTRTENGHKLRVPRRWTQANKTEKLVGLLEPFQEWPQLLDPHLQKLLPSLVDVFLAYLLKHRDQYASETAATKAQVQGALYPLPRAVCRLLYTFCKVRGVKVITRFLNNEPKYLDPMLHAFIEWDAVPQHDPMEVALGDDISRRLVWEERYVMLIWLSHLLLAPFDLSSISSDDIPIPYDNLGRLKTLSPQAPVVTKSLLSASLDYVDVSGKEREAATALLARLVLRQDMLAVGVLNNLTEWAFSILQPVDGGEPPSLYTCIGVLSFLARLAASGQVEGFAPLVEPVFEQTLRVTHGESDVSKMIRSSALARKIIIKILRSVSVMALSLNENGSMSDDQVSVILEEVIDHLLVSLADKDTPVRFAASKALSIITLKLDLGMAADVIEAVTGSLEENILYETRDGIIVAPFEARRIGINTLKRNLSAVNAQRWQGLVLTLGHLLFRRAPPTHHLHNVLQPLVSGLDFEQRSSTGSSVGTGVRDASCFGIWALSRKYTTQELLALRADAISTPTQQKETSILQMLAVELVCAACVDPSGNIRRGSSAALQELIGRHPNTIAEGISLVQVVDYHAVARRSRAMNDVAKAAAALDDVYWSPLVESLLQWRGVGSPDAESRRHAARAIGTLSLHGSYTTLKIVLQRLLHRLSNLPWNDVETRHGCMLSIAATVDAYNKQRETDSSEAVDLAFQVAQLWDVFGSSFGPSKDDLTLQSSRPELTAEASARLIDSLSGTAIKSDASNSPQPSTVSINNARETLLLCVSRGEDLAIEASSDAVSQLFPLLSLKKQKETVQGWFSHIQATRKLPTGRGQISALGAVFKSVEPENSLRSEIIQELLQCAGPEELIEKRVAAVKCLATQVLPYIAVTDGIVDHFINFLNDYTTDRRGDIGSLLRLEAIQAAKIILQKESELGTRSTGAQKVIGCLCRLAAEKLDKVRIQAWLGLQNYWESAEDFPPLQRKYDHFSHVSFPDYFVQLLELQAIDWLRLPLYQGLATSTVAGAEGLIRASRLALVQGINSRKAGQREAMLLLILKDLSTILSENLQDDRFAIPIMELLAFLVDGYITSIPEGSEQIFRRLFTLIQKAHFKSSNIQRLEAAVKVYAVLSRFPQLRPEVLKKLTAMLLHPFPRVRSTVSEYLYTATESDEVKMGDWTRQPKQMKGEVEALRGVLVA, via the exons ATGGATGCTGCGGATGATAGAGAAATCAAGCTTCAACGGGCATCCGGAGACCTCGTGGACGAGTTCTCTACAAAACTGCCGTCTCTGCTGTGGAAAACACGCACAGAGAATGGACACAAACTCCGAGTTCCCCGACGATGGACGCAGGCAAATAAAACAGAAAAGCTTGTAGGTCTT CTGGAACCCTTCCAAGAATGGCCGCAACTGTTGGACCCTCACCTGCAAAAACTCCTGCCATCATTAGTCGATGTTTTCTTAGCATATCTGCTTAAGCATCGAGATCAATATGCTTCTGAGACGGCAGCTACGAAAGCACAGGTGCAGGGAGCGCTCTATCCTCTTCCCCGGGCTGTTTGTAGACTTCTCTACACATTCTGCAAAGTCCGCGGGGTGAAGGTGATCACCCGGTTCCTGAATAATGAGCCAAAGTATCTCGACCCCATGTTGCACGCTTTCATCGAGTGGGATGCTGTTCCACAACATGATCCGATGGAGGTTGCACTGGGTGATGATATCTCGCGACGATTGGTGTGGGAAGAGCGATATGTGATGCTCATCTGGCTTTCGCATTTGTTGCTCGCTCCGTTTGATCTGTCGTCAATATCATCGGACGATATCCCAATACCCTACGACAATTTGGGTCGTCTGAAGACTCTCTCGCCTCAAGCGCCTGTAGTTACGAAGTCGCTTCTTTCTGCTTCGTTGGATTACGTCGATGTTTCTGGAAAGGAGCGGGAAGCGGCTACTGCGTTGCTTGCGCGGCTTGTGCTTCGTCAGGATATGCTTGCTGTTGGGGTCTTGAATAACCTTACAGAATGGGCATTTTCAATACTTCAACCAGTCGACGGTGGTGAGCCGCCTTCTTTGTATACGTGTATCGGGGTGTTGTCTTTCCTTGCGCGATTGGCGGCGTCGGGTCAGGTTGAGGGGTTTGCTCCCCTGGTCGAGCCAGTTTTTGAGCAGACTCTACGCGTTACCCACGGAGAGTCTGATGTGTCCAAAATGATCAGGTCTTCTGCTCTGGCGCGGaaaatcatcatcaagaTTCTCCGTAGCGTGAGTGTGATGGCCCTGTCGCTGAACGAGAATGGTTCCATGTCAGACGACCAAGTATCTGTTATCCTGGAAGAAGTGATTGACCACTTGCTGGTTTCTCTTGCTGATAAAGATACGCCCGTTCGCTTTGCTGCAAGCAAGGCTCTGAGTATCATCACTCTGAAGTTGGATCTGGGTATGGCAGCCGATGTCATCGAAGCTGTCACTGGTTCATTGGAGGAAAATATCCTGTACGAAACGCGGGATGGTATTATAGTGGCACCATTTGAGGCCAGGAGAATTGGGATCAACACACTGAAGCGGAACCTAAGTGCAGTTAATGCTCAAAGATGGCAAGGCTTGGTACTAACGCTTGGGCATTTGCTTTTCCGTCGCGCTCCTCCTACCCACCATCTCCACAATGTACTGCAACCGCTTGTGTCTGGACTTGACTTTGAGCAGAGGTCGTCGACAGGTAGCTCTGTTGGCACTGGCGTGCGAGACGCTTCATGCTTTGGTATCTGGGCACTGTCCCGGAAGTACACCACACAGGAATTACTGGCCTTGAGGGCAGATGCGATCAGTACTCCTACGCAACAAAAGGAAACCAGCATTCTGCAAATGCTGGCTGTTGAGCTCGTATGCGCTGCCTGTGTGGATCCTTCAGGTAATATCCGGAGaggttcttctgctgctttgCAAGAACTTATTGGCCGTCACCCTAACACCATCGCTGAGGGGATATCGCTAGTCCAAGTTGTGGATTACCATGCCGTTGCGAGACGCTCGCGAGCGATGAACGATGTGGCGAAGGCGGCGGCAGCTCTCGATGATGTTTACTGGAGCCCGCTTGTGGAATCGTTATTGCAGTGGAGGGGAGTTGGTTCGCCGGATGCTGAGTCGAGGAGACATGCTGCAAGGGCAATTGGAACTCTTAGTCTTCATGGGTCTTACACGACATTGAAGATTGTGCTCCAGCGACTTCTTCATAGGCTCTCCAACCTCCCGTGGAATGATGTGGAGACGAGACATGGTTGCATGCTGTCGATTGCAGCTACTGTCGACGCCTACAACAAACAGCGAGAAACAGACTCGTCTGAAGCAGTAGATCTTGCTTTCCAGGTTGCTCAGCTTTGGGATGTCTTCGGTTCCTCGTTTGGACCTTCCAAGGATGACTTGACGCTTCAATCCTCTCGTCCTGAATTGACGGCGGAAGCGTCAGCCCGCCTTATTGATTCATTGTCTGGAACAGCCATCAAGTCAGACGCATCCAATTCGCCTCAACCTTCGACTGTTTCAATCAACAACGCTCGAGAGACTCTCTTGCTGTGCGTTTCCCGTGGAGAAGACCTCGCAATCGAAGCTTCTTCCGATGCGGTATCGCAATTGTTCCCTctgttgtcgttgaagaagcagaaagaaACTGTCCAAGGCTGGTTTTCGCACATTCAGGCTACAAGGAAACTGCCCACTGGCCGTGGTCAGATCTCGGCTCTTGGTGCTGTGTTCAAGAGCGTCGAGCCTGAGAATAGTCTCAGATCAGAAATCATACAGGAGCTACTCCAATGTGCCGGTCCGGAAGAACTGATCGAGAAGAGGGTGGCAGCCGTGAAGTGCTTGGCAACACAGGTCCTACCGTATATTG CTGTGACGGATGGCATAGTAGAccatttcatcaacttctTGAACGACTACACGACCGACAGACGAGGCGATATCGGATCATTACTACGACTAGAAGCAATCCAAGCAGCAAAGATTATTCTCCAGAAGGAGTCAGAACTTGGGACCCGTTCAACCGGCGCACAAAAAGTTATCGGTTGCCTATGCAGACTCGCAGCGGAAAAACTGGACAAAGTCCGTATACAAGCCTGGCTTGGTCTGCAGAATTACTGGGAGTCAGCTGAGGATTTTCCGCCGTTGCAAAG AAAATACGATCATTTCAGCCATGTGTCGTTCCCGGATTACTTCGTTCAGTTATTGGAATTGCAGGCAATTGACTGGCTGCGTCTGCCTCTATACCAAGGTCTTGCGACGTCGACTGTTGCTGGTGCTGAGGGACTAATCCGCGCCTCGCGCTTAGCGCTGGTGCAGGGTATTAACAGCAGGAAGGCCGGGCAACGAGAAGCAATGCTGCTCTTGATACTCAAGGACCTGTCGACTATCCTGAGTGAGAACTTGCAAGATGATCGCTTTGCGATACCTATAATGGAGCTACTGGCTTTCTTGGTTGACGGATATATTACCTCTATCCCTGAAGGGTCGGAGCAAAT CTTCCGAAGACTATTCACCCTCATCCAAAAAGCGCACTTCAAATCATCTAACATCCAACGCCTCGAAGCTGCCGTTAAAGTGTACGCCGTATTGTCTCGCTTCCCGCAACTACGGCCAGAGGTTCTTAAGAAACTGACGGCAATGCTCCTGCATCCGTTCCCGAGG GTCCGATCGACTGTTTCGGAATACTTGTATACGGCAACCGAGTCGGATGAGGTTAAGATGGGTGATTGGACTAGACAGCCTAAGCAGATGAAGGGGGAGGTTGAGGCTTTACGGGGAGTGTTGGTTGCGTAG
- a CDS encoding U1A/U2B'/SNF family RNA-binding protein (COG:A;~EggNog:ENOG410PGNM;~InterPro:IPR000504,IPR012677,IPR035979;~PFAM:PF00076;~go_function: GO:0003676 - nucleic acid binding [Evidence IEA]) — translation MATVAANSSIPPNPTVYVRNLQERIKIDNLKEALEELFSEYGTIVEIIAKTNLKAKGQAFIVFDNVESATNAIEEINGFELFEKPMVLDYAKTRSDATVLREGGGEELEAHKRRRLAEKERKQAHEALETQKKLKRPAGAAPDTARPAKTTKGAGLKPTSGAAATVIPDEYLPPNKILFLRDLPDNIDQDTLTSVFGRFEGFTEARLVPGRKGIAFVEYENESGAISAKEATSGMPMGDGKPIRVTYQRQ, via the exons ATGGCGACCGTAGCAGCCAATTCCAGCATCCCCCCTAATCCTAC AGTCTAT GTCCGCAACCTCCAAGAACGTATCAAAATCGACAACCTCAaagaagccctggaagaGCTCTTCTCCGAATATGGCACCATCGTCGAGATAATCGCCAAAACCAACCTCAAGGCCAAGGGCCAGGCCTTTATTGTCTTTGACAACGTGGAGTCTGCTACGAACGCTATTGAAGAAATCAATGGGTTCGAGCTGTTTGAGAAGCCGATGGTGTTGGATTATGCGAAGACGAGGAGTGATGCGACGGTTTTGAGAGAGGGTGGTGGTGAGGAGTTAGAGGCACATAAGAGGAGGAGGTTGGCTGAGAAGG AGCGCAAACAAGCTCACGAAGCTCTCGAAACCCAGAAGAAACTTAAGCGTCCCGCCGGTGCTGCCCCCGATACCGCCCGTCCCGCCAAAACGACCAAAGGCGCCGGTCTCAAGCCGACAAGCGGTGCAGCAGCAACGGTCATCCCAGACGAATACCTCCCTCCGAACAAGATTCTCTTCTTGCGGGACCTCCCCGACAACATCGACCAGGATACGCTTACGAGTGTGTTTGGGCGTTTTGAGGGATTTACGGAGGCCAGATTGGTACCTGGACGGAAGGGAATTGCTTTCGTTGAGTACGAGAACGAGTCTGGGGCTATTAGTGCTAAGGAGGCTACGTCGGGAATGCCTATGGGAGATGGAAAACCTATTCGGGTCACGTACCAGAGACAGTGA